The nucleotide sequence CCCACCTCCTCGTGTCGCGCCAGCCCTTTCTCCGACGCTGGCACAACACCAGCCGTACCGCGAGTGTTCCTTCGGGGAGGATCGCGCTCAGGAGGTCGGGTCGTACCGGTCCCCGACCAGCTCCCAGGCCCGGACGCCACCGACGATTCCGGCCGTGTTGGGGACGACCACGACATCGTCGCCCATCCGGGCCAGCTGGTCGGGCCGGATGAGGCGGGAGTTGCCGCCGCCCAGGTAGAGCCGGTCCCAGCGGAAGACCGGCCGCAGGCCGTCGACCACCTGCCGGATCCGCCTCGACCAGAACGCGTCGCCGAGGCGCCGCCGTTCCGGCTCCCCGACGTACGTGTCGTAGGTGGTGTTCCACCGCACCGGGGCGTGCGACAGCTCCAGGTGCGGGGCGAGCACCCCGCCGTCGAAGAGCGCGCTGCCGAGCCCGGTGCCGAGGGTCAGCACCAGTTCGCAGCCGGTCCCGGCGACCACGCCCGCGCCGTGGACCTCGGCGTCGTTGAGCACCAGCGCCGGGATGCCGAACGCGTCGGCCAGGGCGCTGCGCGCGTCGTACCCGGACCACTCGGCGACCAGGTCCGGGTCGACGCGGCTGCGCGGGCCGGAGCGGGTCACGTAGTGCGGCGTGGCCACGACCACGCCGTGCCGGATCATGCCGGGCATCCCGACGGTGAGCCGGTCCGCCGGGGGCAGCCGTCCGCCGAGGTCCAGCAGCGTCTTGACGAAGAGTGCGGGCGGCAGGGGGTACGGGGTGGGGACCCGCAGCGGCCGGGCCCGCATGGTCCCCGCCGCGTCCAGCACGGAGGCCTTGATCCCGCCGCCCCCGCAGTCGATCGCCAGAGTGGTCTCCACGGCTGTGAGTCTCCCTCACGGCGGCCCGGCGCCGAGCGCGGGTCGATCGATTCCGCGCGCCGGTAGGCTCGATCTCCTCATGAGTGCCACGTTGATCGCCAAGGACCTCACCGCCGGGCACGGCGACCGCCTCCTCTTCACCGACCTGGACCTGGTGGTCGCCCCGGGCGACGTGGTCGGGCTCGTCGGGGTGAACGGCGCCGGCAAGTCCACGCTGCTGCGTACCCTCGCCGGGCTCCAGCCGCTGGAGCAGGGTTCGGTGGCGTTGAACCCGCCGACCGCCACCGTCGGCTACCTGCCGCAGGAGCCGGAGCGCCGGCCGGGCGAGACGGTCCGCGGCTTCCTGGCCCGGCGCACCGGCGTGACGGCGGCGCAGGCGGCGCTGGACACCGCCACCGAGGCGCTGACCGCCGGGACGCCGGGCGCGGACGACGCGTACGCCACGGCGCTGGAGCGCTGGCTGGACCTGGGCGGGGCGGACCTGGACGAGCGGGCCGAGCAGGTCGCCGCCGAACTGGGGCTCCACGTCGACCTGGACCACCCCATGACGGGCCTCTCCGGCGGCCAGGCGGCCCGGGCCGGGCTGGCCTCGCTGCTGCTGAGCCGGTACGACGTCTTCCTGCTCGACGAGCCCACCAACGACCTGGACCTGGCCGGCCTGGACCGGCTGGAACGCTTCGTCACCGGGCTGCGGGCCGGCACGGTGCTGGTCAGCCACGACCGGGAGTTCCTCACCCGCACGGTCACCCGCGTGGTGGAGCTGGACCTGCACCAGGGCCAGGTCAACCACTTCGGCGGCGGCTACGCGGCCTACCTGGAGGAGCGCGAGGTGGCCCGCCGGCACGCCCGCGAGGAGTACGAGGAGTACGCCGGCACCCGCGCCCAGCTGGAGGCGCGGGCGCGGACGCAGCGGTCGTGGATGGAGAAGGGCGTGAAGAACGCCCGCCGCAAGCCACCGACAACGACAAGATCGGCCGCAAGTTCCGCTCCGAGGCCAGCGAGAAGCAGGCCGCCAAGGCCCGGCAGACCGAGCGGTTGATCGAGCGGCTGGAGGTGGTCGAGGAGCCGCGCAAGGAGTGGGAGCTGCGGATGGAGATCGCCGCCGCGCCCCGCGCCGGCGCCGTCGTGGCCGCGCTCCGGGGCGCCGTGGTACGCCGCGGCGACTTCACCCTCGGCCCGGT is from Micromonospora terminaliae and encodes:
- a CDS encoding ROK family protein, with product METTLAIDCGGGGIKASVLDAAGTMRARPLRVPTPYPLPPALFVKTLLDLGGRLPPADRLTVGMPGMIRHGVVVATPHYVTRSGPRSRVDPDLVAEWSGYDARSALADAFGIPALVLNDAEVHGAGVVAGTGCELVLTLGTGLGSALFDGGVLAPHLELSHAPVRWNTTYDTYVGEPERRRLGDAFWSRRIRQVVDGLRPVFRWDRLYLGGGNSRLIRPDQLARMGDDVVVVPNTAGIVGGVRAWELVGDRYDPTS